From the Methylocystis sp. IM3 genome, one window contains:
- a CDS encoding IS6 family transposase, which yields MVDFKGSHFERDVILWGVRWYVAYPISYRQLEEMMEERGVEVDHSTLNRWVVKYAPELDRQFRSCKRPVGSSWRLDETYVKIKGTWEYLYRAVDKAGATVDFLLTAKRDRKAALRFLRRAIDQNGAPTKITIDKSGANTAAIESYNAEHKADIKIRRRKYLNNIVEQDHRAIKRVTRPSLGFKSFRSAAATLAGVELMHMIRKGQLQTTGYVRPAKQFYALAA from the coding sequence ATGGTCGATTTCAAGGGCAGTCATTTTGAGCGTGACGTGATCTTGTGGGGCGTACGCTGGTATGTCGCCTACCCGATTAGCTACCGACAGCTTGAGGAGATGATGGAAGAGCGCGGGGTCGAGGTCGACCATTCGACGCTCAATCGCTGGGTCGTCAAATACGCGCCCGAGCTGGACCGTCAGTTCCGTTCCTGCAAGCGTCCGGTCGGCTCCAGCTGGAGGCTGGATGAGACCTATGTGAAGATCAAGGGAACCTGGGAATATCTCTATCGGGCCGTCGATAAAGCGGGCGCCACGGTGGACTTTCTGCTGACGGCCAAGCGGGATCGCAAAGCGGCGTTGCGGTTTCTGCGCCGAGCGATCGATCAAAACGGCGCACCGACGAAGATCACGATCGATAAGAGCGGCGCCAACACCGCGGCAATCGAGAGTTACAACGCGGAGCACAAGGCGGATATCAAAATCCGGCGAAGGAAGTATCTCAACAACATCGTCGAACAGGACCACCGAGCGATCAAGCGGGTGACGCGGCCGTCTCTCGGGTTCAAGTCCTTTCGCTCGGCCGCGGCGACGCTCGCCGGCGTCGAGCTCATGCACATGATCCGAAAGGGGCAGTTGCAAACGACGGGCTACGTGCGCCCAGCGAAGCAGTTCTACGCTCTCGCGGCGTAA
- the kdpC gene encoding potassium-transporting ATPase subunit KdpC, with translation MLSQIRPAIVMIVLFTALTGLAYPLAITGIAQLTMLGKANGSLIERDGAVIGSSLIGQNFLSDRYFHGRPSATTGPDPADPAKIIDAPYNASNSMGSNLGPTSKKLVDRVNASIEAEFAAGRIDVVAADAVTTSASGLDPHISPQYALAQVPSVAKARDLPEQKVRLLVEEYTEARVAGVIGEPRVNVLQLNLALDGVHCSISMTRRRKNSEGPSD, from the coding sequence ATGCTCTCACAAATTCGACCCGCGATCGTCATGATCGTTTTGTTCACTGCCCTCACGGGACTTGCTTACCCCCTCGCGATTACCGGCATCGCTCAGCTGACGATGTTGGGAAAGGCTAATGGGAGCCTCATTGAGCGTGATGGCGCCGTCATCGGCTCGAGCCTGATCGGTCAGAACTTCCTCTCCGATCGCTATTTCCATGGGCGTCCTTCGGCAACGACCGGCCCGGATCCGGCGGACCCCGCGAAGATCATCGACGCGCCTTACAATGCGTCGAATTCTATGGGCTCCAACCTTGGCCCAACCTCGAAGAAGCTAGTTGACCGGGTGAATGCATCGATCGAGGCAGAGTTCGCGGCAGGGCGCATCGACGTGGTCGCAGCGGACGCGGTGACGACCTCCGCCTCCGGTCTCGATCCGCACATTTCGCCGCAATATGCGTTGGCTCAGGTTCCTTCTGTCGCGAAAGCGCGCGATCTGCCAGAACAGAAGGTGCGCCTCCTCGTCGAGGAATACACGGAAGCGCGCGTCGCCGGCGTCATCGGAGAGCCGCGCGTAAATGTGCTGCAGCTGAACCTGGCCCTGGACGGCGTACACTGTTCGATCTCGATGACACGCAGGCGGAAAAACTCCGAAGGTCCCAGTGATTAG
- a CDS encoding sensor histidine kinase KdpD, with protein MAEPETDFDRRPDPEALLALAEQERSGRLCVFLGAAPGVGKTYAMLRRARAARDEGMDIVIGLAETHGRRETEELMAGLEVLPRRKVDYRGRTIEEFDIDAALARKPQLIIVDELAHTNAPDSRHPKRWQDVDELLRAGVNVWTALNIQHLESLADVVSKITGISVRETVPDRVLHQAADVVLVDITPDELLQRLKEGKVYVPETAQRALQNFFTPRNLTALRELALRRTADRVDDQMVDFLRQGAIEGPWATTERLLVCVGADSSSQKVVRAAARLATGLNAPWVALHVARSGNDEQSAETVKKIYDALHLAEQLGAQIERLTGSDLAGEVLKYAHRENITQIVIGRSRASLFGRLFGWSLTDEIVRRSEDVAVQVVMGAERKRVAERPGWLRLGDGHYWPGATAALFSVALTVAIGYLLDRWLSLPNLSVIFLVPVVLCAAWFGLWPAITASVLAFLACDFFFIDPRYQFTIRDPSEFLALVVFLIVAFVTGMLASRVREYSNFMRTRAETAQSLFEFSRNLSGASNLDEVLWAAVGQIQKTLDARCVVLLVPNDGELTLSAAWPPLDELDAGETSAARWVLEKCEPAGWSTGTLPNVRFQFRPLSTSRGVLAVAGVEFKKADEPLSAQQEGTLTTLLEQTAIALDRSMLVGEAVKAAALEENEKLRMTLLSSLSHDLRTPLTSITGAVTSLRQLGEKMSAFDRQDLLASIEEEAGRLSRFISNLIEMSRIEAGAIAPRREFIEVGDAVKTAVERSRKAFPELKVSASLSQDLPLIKGDVNLLSNVLFNLLDNANKYGDGTVAVYARREGADLVVSVTDEGQGVKPSDLERIFEKFYRGGRVDGRKAGTGLGLSICRGLVEAMGGKIAAQSPAVRRRGTRIVMRFPIPQQPGQGGSA; from the coding sequence ATGGCCGAACCAGAGACAGACTTTGATCGGCGGCCCGACCCGGAGGCGCTCCTTGCGCTCGCCGAGCAGGAAAGGTCGGGCAGACTCTGCGTCTTTCTCGGCGCGGCCCCCGGCGTCGGCAAAACCTACGCCATGCTCCGTCGGGCGCGCGCGGCTCGAGACGAAGGAATGGATATCGTCATCGGACTTGCCGAAACCCACGGCCGTCGCGAAACGGAAGAATTGATGGCCGGTCTCGAGGTTTTGCCCAGGCGCAAGGTTGACTATCGCGGCCGGACGATCGAGGAATTCGATATCGACGCAGCGCTGGCCCGCAAGCCGCAATTGATCATTGTCGATGAACTGGCGCATACGAACGCCCCGGATAGCCGGCACCCCAAGCGCTGGCAAGATGTTGACGAACTGCTCCGCGCTGGCGTCAACGTCTGGACAGCCCTCAACATCCAACATTTGGAGAGCCTGGCGGACGTTGTTTCAAAGATCACCGGCATTTCAGTTCGCGAGACGGTTCCCGATCGTGTTCTGCATCAAGCGGCGGATGTCGTTCTAGTGGATATTACGCCCGACGAACTTCTCCAGAGATTGAAGGAAGGAAAGGTCTACGTCCCTGAGACCGCCCAGCGGGCCCTTCAAAACTTTTTCACCCCACGAAACCTCACCGCTTTGCGTGAACTGGCGTTACGTCGAACGGCGGATCGGGTCGACGACCAAATGGTCGACTTTCTCCGCCAGGGCGCGATTGAAGGGCCTTGGGCGACGACTGAACGCCTACTGGTTTGCGTGGGAGCAGATAGCTCCTCTCAGAAGGTCGTGAGGGCCGCGGCCCGGCTGGCGACCGGACTGAACGCGCCATGGGTCGCGCTTCACGTCGCGAGGTCAGGCAACGACGAACAGAGTGCGGAGACCGTCAAAAAAATTTATGACGCCTTGCACCTCGCCGAACAACTCGGCGCCCAAATCGAACGCCTCACGGGAAGCGATCTCGCCGGTGAGGTGCTGAAATACGCGCATCGGGAAAACATCACGCAGATTGTCATCGGCCGCTCCCGCGCAAGCCTCTTTGGCCGACTCTTTGGTTGGTCTTTGACAGACGAGATTGTAAGGCGTTCCGAGGACGTGGCCGTCCAGGTTGTGATGGGGGCCGAGCGTAAGCGAGTTGCCGAAAGACCAGGCTGGCTTCGGCTGGGAGATGGCCATTACTGGCCGGGAGCGACGGCAGCCCTTTTTTCAGTCGCGCTTACGGTTGCCATCGGCTATCTGCTGGATCGTTGGCTAAGCCTTCCAAACCTCTCGGTCATATTTCTCGTTCCGGTCGTGCTCTGCGCCGCGTGGTTTGGATTGTGGCCCGCGATTACGGCTTCGGTCCTTGCGTTTTTAGCCTGCGACTTCTTTTTCATCGATCCGCGATACCAGTTTACAATCCGAGATCCTTCCGAATTCCTGGCGCTGGTCGTCTTTTTGATTGTCGCTTTCGTCACGGGAATGCTTGCGAGTAGAGTTCGCGAGTACTCCAATTTTATGCGCACTCGCGCAGAAACCGCGCAATCCTTATTTGAATTTTCGCGTAACCTTTCCGGGGCGTCGAATCTCGACGAGGTGCTGTGGGCCGCGGTTGGCCAGATCCAAAAAACTTTGGACGCACGCTGTGTCGTCCTTCTCGTTCCGAATGATGGCGAGCTCACGCTTTCTGCGGCGTGGCCGCCTCTGGACGAACTGGATGCGGGAGAAACAAGCGCCGCCCGCTGGGTCCTTGAGAAATGCGAACCAGCTGGGTGGAGTACCGGGACGCTGCCAAACGTTCGCTTTCAATTTCGACCGCTCTCCACCTCACGGGGCGTGCTAGCTGTCGCGGGCGTTGAGTTCAAGAAAGCAGATGAACCCTTATCCGCTCAGCAGGAAGGGACGTTGACCACTTTGCTCGAACAGACGGCGATCGCGCTCGATCGCTCCATGCTCGTTGGGGAGGCTGTCAAGGCCGCAGCGTTGGAGGAGAACGAAAAACTGCGTATGACTCTCCTTTCGTCCTTGTCTCACGATCTGCGGACGCCGTTGACGTCGATCACCGGCGCTGTGACGAGTCTCAGACAGCTCGGCGAAAAAATGAGCGCTTTTGACCGCCAGGATCTACTGGCGTCAATCGAAGAAGAAGCTGGACGGCTGTCTCGCTTCATCTCCAATCTCATCGAGATGTCTCGGATCGAAGCGGGCGCCATCGCGCCTCGCCGGGAATTCATTGAGGTCGGCGACGCCGTCAAGACCGCCGTCGAACGAAGCCGAAAGGCGTTTCCGGAGTTAAAGGTGTCAGCAAGCTTGTCGCAAGATCTTCCGCTCATAAAGGGGGATGTCAATCTCTTGAGCAATGTTCTCTTCAATCTGCTGGACAACGCCAATAAATATGGGGATGGGACCGTGGCCGTGTACGCCCGGCGCGAGGGCGCGGATCTCGTCGTCTCGGTGACGGACGAAGGGCAGGGCGTCAAACCAAGCGATCTCGAGCGGATCTTTGAGAAGTTTTATCGGGGCGGGAGGGTAGACGGCCGCAAGGCAGGAACGGGCCTCGGTCTTTCGATCTGTCGGGGATTGGTCGAAGCGATGGGCGGAAAGATTGCCGCCCAAAGCCCCGCCGTCCGAAGACGCGGAACCCGCATCGTCATGAGGTTTCCCATTCCGCAGCAGCCGGGACAAGGCGGATCAGCATGA
- the kdpB gene encoding potassium-transporting ATPase subunit KdpB: protein MSSKVAAPGLFDRAIIQRASIDAFRKLDPRQLARNPVIFVTEVVSVVVTLIFIRDVAAGNGAALFTGQIAAWLWFTGLFANFAEAVAEGRGKAQADALRKTRTDTHAKRLVDPEGKSGMRDVVEGVSALDLRVGDIVLVEPGDLIPGDGEIIEGVASVNESAITGESAPVIREAGGDRSAVTGGTTVLSDWIRVKITAAPGSTFIDRMIALVEGAQRQKTPNELALSILLSGLTIIFLIVCVTLWPLAAYSGTTLTLSVLIALLVCLIPTTIGGLLSAIGIAGMDRLIRFNVIATSGRAVEAAGDVDTLLLDKTGTITFGNRMADEFIPVGGVSEYTLAEAVMLASLADETPEGRSIVGLAKSRYALPAPTLAADARVVPFSAHTRISGVDLLGRSLRKGAVDAVVKQTIGQSEMAGAANDVLDRAHVPEDFTRTVDRISRAGGTPLAVSENGRLLGVVHLKDIIKPDIKARFAALRAMGIKTVMVTGDNPVTAAAIAGEAGVDDFIAQATPEDKLAYIRKEQQGGRLIAMCGDGTNDAPALAQADVGVAMQTGTQAAREAGNMVDLDSDPTKLIEIVEIGKQLLMTRGSLTTFSIANDVAKYFAIIPALFVVTYPELEAINIMKLASPQSAILSAVIFNALIIIALIPLALKGVAYRPVGAAKLLRRNLLIYGLGGVIVPFIGIKVIDVAVSFLHLA from the coding sequence ATGTCTTCGAAAGTCGCCGCTCCCGGCCTCTTCGATCGGGCAATTATCCAGCGCGCGTCCATCGACGCGTTCAGAAAACTCGATCCACGCCAATTGGCGCGCAATCCGGTGATCTTCGTCACCGAAGTGGTGTCAGTGGTCGTCACCCTGATTTTCATCCGCGATGTCGCCGCCGGGAATGGAGCCGCTCTGTTCACGGGGCAGATTGCGGCCTGGCTGTGGTTCACGGGGCTTTTCGCCAATTTTGCCGAAGCTGTCGCCGAAGGGCGCGGTAAGGCGCAAGCCGACGCGCTGCGCAAGACCCGGACCGACACGCATGCGAAGCGCCTGGTCGATCCCGAGGGCAAAAGCGGCATGAGGGACGTCGTCGAGGGCGTATCCGCGCTCGATTTAAGGGTCGGCGACATCGTCCTTGTCGAGCCTGGCGACCTGATCCCCGGCGACGGCGAGATCATCGAGGGCGTGGCCTCCGTGAATGAATCCGCGATAACCGGCGAGTCCGCGCCTGTGATTCGCGAGGCCGGCGGCGACCGCTCGGCCGTCACCGGCGGCACGACCGTGCTTTCCGACTGGATCAGGGTCAAGATCACCGCCGCGCCCGGATCAACCTTCATCGATCGCATGATCGCTCTCGTGGAGGGCGCGCAGCGCCAGAAGACCCCCAATGAGCTCGCCCTTTCGATCCTGCTGTCCGGCTTGACGATCATCTTTCTCATCGTCTGCGTGACCCTGTGGCCGCTCGCCGCCTATTCCGGGACGACGCTGACCCTCAGCGTGCTCATCGCCCTGCTCGTCTGCCTGATCCCGACGACCATCGGCGGCCTGCTGTCCGCGATCGGCATCGCCGGCATGGACCGGCTCATCCGGTTCAACGTCATCGCCACCTCCGGCCGCGCCGTCGAGGCGGCGGGCGACGTCGACACGCTGCTGCTCGACAAGACCGGGACGATCACCTTCGGCAACCGCATGGCGGATGAATTCATCCCGGTCGGCGGCGTGTCGGAATATACTCTGGCTGAAGCCGTGATGCTTGCGTCGCTTGCCGACGAAACTCCTGAGGGCCGCTCCATCGTCGGTTTGGCGAAGAGCCGCTATGCATTGCCCGCGCCGACTCTTGCCGCAGACGCGCGGGTTGTGCCCTTTTCGGCGCACACGCGGATTTCCGGGGTCGATCTTCTCGGCCGCTCGCTGCGAAAAGGCGCTGTCGACGCGGTTGTGAAGCAGACCATTGGCCAGTCGGAGATGGCGGGCGCAGCCAACGACGTTCTGGACCGCGCGCACGTCCCGGAGGACTTCACCCGTACTGTCGATCGTATCTCCCGCGCCGGCGGCACGCCTCTCGCCGTGTCGGAAAACGGACGGCTGCTCGGCGTCGTGCATCTCAAGGACATTATCAAGCCGGACATCAAGGCGCGTTTCGCCGCCTTGCGCGCCATGGGCATCAAGACCGTAATGGTCACGGGCGACAATCCGGTCACGGCCGCGGCCATCGCCGGCGAAGCCGGCGTCGACGACTTCATTGCTCAGGCCACGCCCGAGGACAAGCTCGCCTATATCCGAAAGGAGCAGCAGGGCGGCCGTCTGATCGCCATGTGCGGCGACGGCACCAACGATGCCCCGGCCCTCGCGCAGGCGGACGTCGGCGTCGCCATGCAGACGGGGACGCAGGCGGCGCGCGAGGCCGGAAACATGGTCGATCTCGACAGCGATCCGACCAAGCTCATCGAGATCGTCGAAATCGGCAAACAGCTGCTGATGACGCGCGGATCTCTGACGACCTTTTCCATCGCCAATGACGTCGCGAAATATTTCGCGATTATTCCGGCGCTGTTCGTCGTCACCTATCCGGAGCTTGAGGCCATCAACATCATGAAGCTCGCGTCGCCGCAGTCGGCGATCCTGTCCGCGGTGATCTTCAACGCACTGATTATCATCGCGTTGATCCCCCTGGCCCTGAAAGGGGTCGCCTATCGTCCGGTCGGCGCTGCGAAGCTCTTGCGCCGCAACCTCCTCATCTACGGTCTCGGCGGCGTCATCGTGCCCTTCATCGGAATCAAGGTGATCGATGTGGCCGTCTCCTTCCTGCATCTTGCGTGA
- the kdpA gene encoding potassium-transporting ATPase subunit KdpA: MTFVGWAQIALVLAAVIAAAIPLSAYIARVLGGERTFLSPILAPVERIFYKFSGVDPSREQGWLAYAMAMLAFSIAGFVSLYSIQRLQGYLPLNPQGFSGVPSDLAFNTSVSFLTNTNWQNYSGESTMSHLSQMLGLTVHNFLSAATGLAMAFALVRGFSRAESPTVGNFWVDLTRSTLYVLLPLSIVMALLLVALGVPQTLTGSVEATTLEGAKQVIALGPMASQEAIKELGTNGGGFFNANSAHPFENPNAWSNLLEIWALLVIPFATVFAFGRAVLDFRQGRAIAITMGIVLVAGVFIAYWAEGAGNPLLTAIGVDPSPGNMEGKEVRFGVATSALFAAATTGTSTGAVNSMHDSFMPFGGLVPMFNMLMGSIAPGGVGAGLYGFLVLAVVAVFVGGLMVGRTPEYLGKKIEAREIKLAMLAVLIYPITVLGFSAASVMLQTGLASLNNAGPHGLSEILYAFASTNDNNGSAFAGLTGNTPWYNTTLGIAMLLGRFAFVVPVLAMAGSFAAKKKAAPSAGAFPTHGPLFVGLLIGVIFILYLLQYFPALALGPIVEHFAMDAGKVF; encoded by the coding sequence ATGACTTTCGTCGGTTGGGCGCAAATCGCCCTTGTGCTCGCGGCCGTCATCGCGGCGGCGATCCCGCTCAGCGCTTATATCGCGCGCGTGCTTGGGGGCGAACGTACCTTCTTGTCGCCAATCCTCGCCCCGGTGGAGCGCATCTTTTACAAGTTTTCCGGGGTCGACCCGTCGCGCGAACAGGGTTGGCTCGCCTATGCAATGGCGATGCTCGCCTTTAGCATCGCAGGTTTCGTGTCTCTTTATTCCATACAGCGCTTGCAGGGGTACTTGCCTCTGAATCCTCAAGGGTTCAGCGGCGTGCCGTCTGATCTCGCCTTCAACACCTCTGTTAGTTTTCTCACCAACACGAACTGGCAGAATTACAGCGGCGAATCGACCATGAGCCATCTCAGCCAGATGCTCGGGTTGACGGTTCACAATTTTCTGTCCGCCGCGACTGGCCTCGCCATGGCCTTTGCGCTGGTGCGGGGATTTTCGCGCGCGGAATCACCAACTGTCGGCAATTTCTGGGTCGATCTGACGCGATCGACGCTGTATGTGCTGCTCCCCCTCTCCATCGTAATGGCTCTTCTCCTCGTCGCGCTCGGCGTCCCGCAGACGCTGACCGGATCGGTGGAAGCCACGACCCTCGAAGGCGCCAAACAGGTGATCGCCCTCGGTCCCATGGCGAGCCAGGAGGCGATCAAGGAGCTCGGCACCAATGGCGGCGGCTTCTTCAACGCCAACTCAGCGCATCCGTTTGAGAACCCGAACGCCTGGTCCAATCTGCTCGAGATCTGGGCGCTTCTGGTCATCCCCTTCGCGACTGTGTTTGCGTTCGGGCGAGCCGTGCTCGACTTTCGGCAGGGCCGCGCCATCGCCATCACCATGGGGATTGTCCTGGTCGCGGGCGTCTTCATCGCCTATTGGGCCGAAGGCGCCGGGAATCCGTTGCTGACCGCGATTGGCGTCGATCCGTCTCCCGGCAATATGGAAGGCAAGGAGGTCCGCTTCGGCGTCGCCACCAGCGCCCTCTTCGCCGCTGCGACCACCGGAACGAGCACCGGCGCCGTCAATTCAATGCATGACTCCTTCATGCCTTTCGGCGGTCTGGTGCCCATGTTCAACATGCTGATGGGCAGCATTGCCCCTGGTGGCGTTGGCGCCGGTCTTTATGGCTTCCTGGTCCTGGCGGTCGTCGCCGTCTTCGTCGGCGGCCTGATGGTCGGGCGCACGCCGGAGTATCTGGGCAAAAAGATCGAAGCCCGCGAAATCAAGCTCGCGATGCTTGCCGTCCTCATCTATCCGATCACGGTGCTCGGCTTTTCCGCCGCGTCAGTGATGTTGCAGACCGGCCTTGCCAGCCTGAACAACGCCGGTCCGCACGGCTTGTCGGAGATCCTCTACGCTTTTGCGTCGACGAACGATAATAATGGCTCCGCGTTCGCGGGCCTCACTGGCAATACGCCGTGGTACAACACCACGCTCGGCATTGCCATGCTGCTCGGTCGCTTCGCCTTTGTCGTCCCGGTGCTGGCGATGGCGGGATCCTTTGCGGCGAAGAAGAAGGCGGCTCCCTCCGCCGGCGCCTTCCCGACGCATGGTCCACTGTTCGTCGGCCTGCTCATCGGCGTGATCTTCATCCTCTACCTTCTGCAATATTTTCCGGCGCTCGCGCTCGGACCCATCGTCGAACATTTCGCGATGGATGCAGGCAAGGTCTTTTAA
- the kdpF gene encoding K(+)-transporting ATPase subunit F — translation MSEPIIGLCVALLLGAYLVYSLLHPEKF, via the coding sequence GTGTCGGAACCGATCATCGGCCTGTGCGTCGCCTTGTTGCTCGGCGCTTACCTCGTCTACAGCCTGCTTCATCCGGAAAAGTTCTAA
- a CDS encoding response regulator, translating into MSNIRILVVDDEPQIHRVLKPALTACGYDVLEALTGRQALKMIAASAPDAVILDLGLPDIDGREVLTQARTFSKTPILILSARDRESEKIAALDAGADDYVEKPFGIGELLARLRAALRHTLQGKAEVTRIESGALCVNLSDHTVTKNGKPVKLTPKEYDVLTTLARHAGRLLTHRQILTAVWGPAHQEDTQYLRVFIGQLRGKVEDHAAVPQIIVTEPGVGYRFVKVTN; encoded by the coding sequence ATGAGCAACATTCGAATTCTCGTCGTTGACGACGAGCCTCAGATTCATCGCGTTCTTAAGCCGGCTTTGACAGCATGCGGCTACGACGTCCTGGAGGCCTTAACGGGTCGGCAAGCCCTGAAAATGATCGCTGCGTCCGCGCCGGACGCCGTTATACTGGATCTGGGATTGCCAGACATCGACGGCAGGGAGGTGCTCACTCAAGCCCGAACCTTCTCAAAGACGCCAATCCTGATCCTCTCGGCAAGGGATCGAGAGAGCGAAAAGATCGCTGCATTGGATGCGGGGGCCGACGATTACGTTGAGAAGCCCTTCGGGATCGGCGAACTTTTGGCGCGACTGCGAGCAGCCCTTCGTCATACCTTGCAGGGCAAGGCGGAGGTTACAAGGATTGAGAGCGGCGCACTATGTGTCAATCTCTCCGACCACACTGTCACTAAGAATGGCAAGCCTGTGAAATTGACGCCAAAGGAATATGACGTTCTCACAACATTGGCTCGCCACGCGGGACGGCTACTCACCCATCGACAAATTCTCACCGCAGTTTGGGGGCCCGCGCACCAGGAGGATACCCAATACCTGCGCGTTTTCATCGGGCAATTGCGCGGAAAAGTCGAAGATCACGCCGCCGTCCCGCAGATAATTGTAACAGAGCCTGGCGTCGGTTACCGTTTCGTAAAAGTGACCAACTAG